A window from Thermomonas aquatica encodes these proteins:
- a CDS encoding GNAT family N-acetyltransferase, whose translation MTARNRMPPWHENVRLNNGREVLIRPIRPEDAVTLRAGFPLLQPDEVRQRFLHPMKELSVEQAERLTRPNTRREFALVAAEPLPPGEALVGAVARIVVDDDGQAGEFAILVSHYINGMGLGRHLMRRLVRWAKGRKLERVYGDVLESNLPMQALAASLDFRREAGESPGLVRMVLDLPKPKPRTPPIPPALIAG comes from the coding sequence ATGACCGCCCGCAACCGCATGCCCCCGTGGCACGAGAACGTCCGCCTCAACAACGGACGCGAGGTCCTGATCCGCCCGATCCGCCCCGAAGACGCGGTGACCCTGCGCGCCGGCTTCCCCCTGCTGCAGCCGGACGAGGTGCGCCAGCGCTTCCTGCATCCGATGAAGGAACTCAGCGTCGAGCAGGCCGAACGCCTGACCCGGCCCAATACCCGCCGCGAGTTCGCCCTGGTCGCCGCCGAACCGCTGCCGCCGGGCGAAGCCCTGGTCGGCGCGGTGGCGCGGATCGTGGTGGACGACGACGGCCAGGCCGGCGAATTCGCCATCCTGGTCAGCCACTACATCAACGGCATGGGCCTGGGCCGCCACCTGATGCGCCGGCTGGTGCGCTGGGCCAAGGGCCGCAAGCTGGAACGCGTGTACGGCGACGTGCTGGAGTCCAACCTGCCGATGCAGGCGCTGGCCGCTTCGCTGGATTTCCGCCGCGAGGCCGGAGAATCGCCCGGCCTGGTGCGGATGGTGCTGGACCTGCCGAAGCCGAAACCGCGCACCCCGCCGATCCCGCCCGCATTGATCGCCGGCTGA
- a CDS encoding DUF808 domain-containing protein, with translation MPSSSFFALFDDIATLLDDVSVMTKVATKKTAGVLGDDLALNAQQVSGIKADRELPVVWAVARGSMVNKAILVPAALGIAALEAWLRGKGYDVPLITPLLMLGGAFLCYEGVEKLAHKFLHSRIDDAHHHAELVHAVSDASVDMLAFEKDKIQGAVRTDFILSAEIIVISLGTVASQPFLNQLGVLVAIALIMTVGVYGLVGAIVKLDDLGLRLAREGAGKLRTALGNAILAFAPRLMKFLSVAGTAAMFLVGGGILVHGVPSLHHLAEAARGLPPGWLWENLFNAAVGIAAGALVVAAVMLVRRLRGKPAH, from the coding sequence ATGCCCTCTTCCAGCTTCTTCGCCCTGTTCGACGACATCGCCACCCTGCTCGACGACGTCTCGGTGATGACCAAGGTCGCCACCAAGAAGACCGCCGGCGTGCTCGGCGACGACCTCGCCCTCAATGCGCAACAGGTCAGCGGCATCAAGGCCGACCGCGAACTGCCGGTGGTGTGGGCGGTGGCCAGGGGCTCGATGGTCAACAAGGCGATCCTGGTGCCGGCGGCGCTCGGCATCGCCGCCCTAGAAGCCTGGCTGCGCGGCAAGGGTTACGACGTGCCGCTGATCACCCCGCTGCTGATGCTCGGCGGCGCCTTCCTCTGCTACGAGGGCGTGGAGAAGCTGGCGCACAAGTTCCTGCACAGCCGGATCGACGATGCCCACCACCACGCCGAACTGGTGCATGCGGTCAGCGACGCGTCGGTGGACATGCTCGCGTTCGAGAAGGACAAGATCCAGGGCGCGGTGCGCACCGACTTCATCCTGTCCGCGGAGATCATCGTGATCTCGCTGGGAACGGTGGCCAGCCAGCCTTTCCTCAACCAGCTCGGCGTGCTGGTCGCGATCGCCCTGATCATGACCGTGGGCGTGTACGGCCTGGTCGGCGCCATCGTCAAGCTGGACGACCTCGGCCTGCGCCTGGCCCGCGAGGGCGCCGGCAAGCTGCGCACCGCGCTGGGCAACGCCATCCTCGCCTTCGCCCCCCGCCTGATGAAGTTCCTCTCGGTCGCTGGCACCGCGGCGATGTTCCTGGTCGGCGGCGGGATCCTGGTGCACGGCGTGCCCAGCCTGCACCACCTGGCCGAAGCCGCCCGCGGCCTTCCGCCGGGCTGGCTGTGGGAAAACCTGTTCAATGCCGCGGTCGGCATCGCCGCCGGTGCGCTCGTCGTCGCTGCAGTGATGCTGGTGCGCCGCCTGCGCGGCAAGCCGGCGCACTGA